The sequence GCCAGCGGCCGCGCCGGATCGTTCGCGTTCAAATCGCTGATCTGGCGCATCGTCTTCCTGCACATCCTGGCGGTTGCGATGGTCGCGATCGTCCTGCCCCTGGTGCTGTTCTGGCTGCTCAATTCCGAGATCGACCAATTGCACCGCGACGGCATGCGCGCCCAGGCCGAGGTGCTGGCGGAGCGCATAGTCGCCCAGCCTGACGGCTCGCTGACGTTCAATCTGCCCGACAGCCTGCGCGGACTCTATTCGGACGCTTACGGCCGCTATCAATACGACATCCGCGATGACGAAGGCCGGCTGCTGTTTTCCTCGCACCGAAGGGCCGGCGCCGCTGTGCGTCGGCCGTCCGAGACGATCTCCGGCGCCAGCGTCACCCGGATCATCGACGGCAAGCCGGTCCGCGTCCAGGTGGCGGAGGATCTCGCGCATCGCGACGTCATCATCGACGATATCGTCTCGAACTTCTTCAGGCGGGTCGGGTGGATCACCATCCCGATCCTGCTGGTCCTGCTCGCCACCGACATCATCATCTTCCGCCGCGCGATCGCGCCGCTGTGGAAGGCCTCCGAGGAGGCCAGCAATATCGGCCCGGCGCGCACCCACATCCGCCTGCCGACGAAGCAGATCCCGCGCGAGATCATGCCGCTCGTCACCGCGGTGAACGAGGCGCTCGACCGGCTCGAGGACGGCTTTCGGGTGCAGCGGCAGTTCACGGCCGACGCAGCGCATCAGCTGCGCACGCCGCTCACGATCCTGCGCACCCGGATCGAGACGCTCGGCGACGGCGCCGCCCGGCAGGCGCTGCTGGCCGACATCGAAGCCATGAGCCGCATCGTCGCCCAGTTGCTGGAGATCGCCGAGCTCGACACGCTGGTGCTCGATCCCGGCGAGACTGCTGACTTGCGCGCGGTCTGTGCCGAGGTGGTCGGTGCGATCGCGCCGCTCGCGATCGCGCAGCACAAGGACATCGCATTGAAAGGCAGCGACGCGCCGGTGATGATCCACGGCAATTCGGAGATGCTCCAGCGCGCGATCTTCAACCTTGCCGAAAACGCCATCAAGTTCACGGCCAGGGACACCGCCGTCGAGGTCGATGTGGGCGGGGACGGGTCGGTGCGGGTGCGCGATTGCGGTCCTGGAATCGCCGAGGCCGAGCGCGAGCTGATCTTCCAGCGCTTCTGGCGCCGCGACCGCCATCGCAGCGACGGCGCCGGGCTGGGGCTCTCGATCGTGCGCGGCGTCGCCGACGATCATGCGGCAACGGTGGCGGTGGAGAACCTTCCCGGCGGCGGCGCGGAGTTCACGCTGCGGTTCAGGCTGGCGGAGAAGGGCACTTGATGGCCCTTCCCACGGAAAGATAAGAGGGCGGCTGGCTCCGCCGCCGCTACTTCTGCGGTGGCCCCAGATCCAGCGGCGGCAGCTCGATTTGCGGCACCTCGATCTTGACCTTGTCGAGATCGACATTGAGCGGCTTGTCGAGCAGGCCCGTGACAAAGACCGGGAAGATGATCACGAGCAACACCATGATGAGTTGCAGGCCGATCCATGGCACCGCGCCCCAATAGATGTCGGAGCTCTTGACCTCCCTCGGCGCGACGCCGCGCAGATAGAACAGCGCGAAGCCGAACGGCGGATGCAGGAACGAGGTCTGCATGTTCACGCAGAGCATCACGCCGAACCAGATCAGGGCGGCGTCCGCGCCCACCACGGGAGTGAGGAGCTTCTGCGCGATCGGCGCGATCATCGGCAGGATGATGAAGGCGATCTCGAAGAAGTCGAGGAAGAAGGCCAGGAAGAAGATGAAGAGATTGATGAAGATGAGGAAGCCCCAGACGCCGCCGGGCAGCGAGGTCAGGAGATGCTCGAGCCAGACGCCGCCGTTGACGCCGAGGAACACGACGGAGAAGCAGGTCGATCCGATCAGGATGAACGTGACCATGCAGGTGAGGCGCATGGTGGACTGGTAGCCCTGCGTGATCAGGTCGCGCAGGTCCGGGATGCGCGCGGCCCGAATGCAGATCCACGCGATCGCCAGATAGGTCACCGCGAAGGCGATCTTGAAGATCAAATTCTCGCTGAACAGGATCGCCACGATGGTGCCGATGCCGGCTGCGATCACGCCGAGGATCAGGATCTTGTTGTCGGTCGAGGAGAAGTCCTTGTGGTGGATCGCGGCGAGCACGATGGCGCCGACGGCACCCATCGCGCCGGCCTCGGTCGGCGTGGCCAGACCCATCATCATGGTGCCGAGCACGACGAAGATCAGCACGGCCGAGGGGATGATGCCCATCAGGCATTTCTTCCACAGCGCCCAGCCGGTCAGCGTCCGCGCCTCCAGCGGCACCGGCGGCACATGGTCCGGCTTGATCAGGCCGAGGACGAAGGTGTAGCCGGCGAACAGGATGATCTGGAACACCGAGGGGCCCCAGGCGCCGAGATACATGTCGCCGACCGACTTGCCGAGCTGGTCCGCGAGCACGATCAGCACCAGCGAGGGCGGCACCAGTTGCGTGATCGTGCCGGAGGCCGCGAGCACGCCGGTGATGTAGCGCATGTTGTAGCCGTAGCGGATCATCACCGGCATCGAGATCAGCGCCATGGCGATGACCTGCGCCGCCACCGTGCCGGTGATGGCGCCGAGGATGAAGCCGACGATGATGACGGAATAGCCGAGGCCGCCGCGGACCGGGCCGAACAGCTGGCCCATCGAATCCAGCATGTCCTCGGCGAGGCCGCATCTCTCCAATATGGCGCCCATGAAGGTGAAGAACGGGATCGCGAGCAGGAGCTCGTTGGAGAGCACGCTGCCGAACACACGGCCGGGAATCGCCTGGAGGAAGTTGAGATCGAAGAAACCGAGATGGATGGCGAGGAAGCCGAAGGAGAGGCCGACCGCGGCAAGCGTGAACGCCACGGGGAAGCCGATCAGCATCGCCAGAACCAGGCCGCCGAACATCAACGGCGGCATCATCTCCAGCGTAATCATTGGGTCGGCCTCTCGTACTTGGCGTCGATCGTCACATAGCCCTGGAGAGCCGCGATACGCTTGATGACTTCGGAAACACCCTGAACAGCCAGCATCACGAAGCCGGCGGGAATCACGAACTTGATCGGCCAGCGGATCAGGCCGCCGGCATTGGCCGACATCTCGCCGACGCTGTAGGCCTGCATGAAGAACGGCCAGGACAGGTAGGCGAGCAGGAGACAGGAGGGGATCAGGAAGAGCAGGGTGCCGAGCATGTCGAGCCAGAGCTGGCCGCGCTCGGACAGGGTCAGGTAGAAGATCTCGACCCGCACATGCTCATTGCGCTTGAAGGTGTAGGCGGAGCCGAACATCACGAGAATGGCGAACATGTACCATTGCAGCTCCAGCCAGCCGTTCGAGGAGTCGTTGAAGGCGTAACGGATCATGGCGTTGACGGCACTGACGAGGCACGCCAGCAGCACGAGCACGTTACAGACGTACCCGATCTTTTCATTGAGAGTGTCGATGGCGTTGCTCAGCGCCAGCAATGGACGCATCTTACTTTGTCTCCGTCGCGGTCTTCATGGCAATAGCATCAGCACGCATGCGAAATGGACGGGACTGCACGAGTCATTCTTCGCATGAAGAGCGCCGTCGATCTCTCTCCTCATGCGTCTAAGTCCTGTGATCGCGAAGGACCCGTGGCGGAGCGCGGGTTCAGTCGCTATTGCTTGGGTTGACCGAAATCGAGCGGCGGCAGCTCGATCTGCGGCACCTCAATCTTGATGGTGCTTGGATCAATGTTCGGCAGGCTACCTTTATAGTGCATGACCATTGAAGGGAATGCGATCACCAGGGCTACCATGATGATCTGGATGACGACGAACGGCACTGCGCCCCAATAGATCTGGCCCGTGGTGACAGGGTCCATCCTCTTGCCGGTGACGCGATCGGTGTATCGCTCCTTGGGGGCGACCGACCGGAGATAGAACAACGCAAAGCCGAACGGCGGATGCATGAACGATGTTTGCATGTTGACGCCGAGAATGACGCCGAACCAGATCAGGTCGATGCCGAGTTTCTCCGCGGCCGGGCCCAGCAGCGGAATCACGATGAATGCCAGCTCGAAGAAGTCGAGGAAGAAGGCCAGTATGAACACGAACACGTTGACGAAGATCAGGAAGCCGACCTGGCCGCCGGGCAGGGAGGTCAGGAGATGCTCGACCCAGACGTGGCCGTTGACGCCGTAGAAGGTCAGCGAGAACACGCGGGCGCCGACCAAGATGAACACGACGAAAGCCGACAGCTTGGCAGTCGATTCCGTGGCCTGCCGGATCAGGTCCCAGCTCAACCGCCGCTTCGCGGCACCGAGGAGGAGGGCACCGGCGGCACCCATCGCGCCGCCTTCGGTCGGGGTCGCGATGCCGATGAAGATCGTGCCCAGCACCAGGAAGATCAGAAACAGTGGCGGGACCATGACGAAGGTGGTCTGCTGCGCCATCTTCGAGAGGAAGCGGAAGCCGGTCAGCTTATCGATGACCCAGTTCAGCACCGCAACGGCGAAGGCGAAGATGATGCCGTAGAACATGCTGAGCACGACGTAATCGGCGCCGTGCACGCTCGAATTGCGCATCATGAACCAACCGAACACGCAGCTCGCGAGGAAGAGCACACCGAGCGACACGAGGCCGCGATCACCATTGTCCTCTCGGAAGCCGATGGCCTCCGGCGGCAAGCCGGGCGTGGCCTTGGGGAAGATCATACTGACGAGGAAGGCATAGCCGGCATAGAGCCCCGCGAGCACGAGGCCTGGGATGAAGGCGCCCTCGTACATGTCGCCGACGGACTTGCCGAGCTGGTCGGCCATCACGATCAGGACGAGCGAGGGTGGAATGATCTGCGCGAGCGTGCCGGATGCTGCGATGACGCCGGATGCCACGCGGCGGTCATAGCCATAGCGCAACATGATCGGCAGCGAGATCAGGCCCATCGAGATCACGGAGGCGGCGACGACGCCCGTCGTCGCGGCGAGCAGCGCGCCGACGAAGATCACGGCATAGGCAAGACCGCCGCGAATGGTGCCAAACAATTGCCCAATGGTGTCGAGCAGGTCCTCTGCCATGCCCGACCGCTCCAGGACCAATCCCATAAAGGTGAAGAACGGGATAGCGAGCAGCGTGTCGTTGTTCATCACGCCGTAGACCCGCTCCGGAAGAGCCTGGAGGAAGTCGGGATGAAACTGGCCGAGCTCGACGCCGATGATGGCGTAGAACAGGCCGACGGCGCCCAGCGAGAATGCCGCCGGATAGCCAAGCAGCAGCATGACGACCAGCGACGCGAACATAATGGGCGCCATGTTGGCGATGATGAATGCGGTCATGATTCCCCCCTAAACCGTCGCCAACGGCTACTTCTTCTCGATCACTTCGACGAGGTGCTCGACTTCGGCCTCCAGTGCCGACACCTGCGATTCATGGGGGTCCGGAATCAGTCCGCGCATGACCGCAATTCGCTTGATGAGCTCGGAG comes from Bradyrhizobium sp. CCGE-LA001 and encodes:
- a CDS encoding TRAP transporter large permease, encoding MTAFIIANMAPIMFASLVVMLLLGYPAAFSLGAVGLFYAIIGVELGQFHPDFLQALPERVYGVMNNDTLLAIPFFTFMGLVLERSGMAEDLLDTIGQLFGTIRGGLAYAVIFVGALLAATTGVVAASVISMGLISLPIMLRYGYDRRVASGVIAASGTLAQIIPPSLVLIVMADQLGKSVGDMYEGAFIPGLVLAGLYAGYAFLVSMIFPKATPGLPPEAIGFREDNGDRGLVSLGVLFLASCVFGWFMMRNSSVHGADYVVLSMFYGIIFAFAVAVLNWVIDKLTGFRFLSKMAQQTTFVMVPPLFLIFLVLGTIFIGIATPTEGGAMGAAGALLLGAAKRRLSWDLIRQATESTAKLSAFVVFILVGARVFSLTFYGVNGHVWVEHLLTSLPGGQVGFLIFVNVFVFILAFFLDFFELAFIVIPLLGPAAEKLGIDLIWFGVILGVNMQTSFMHPPFGFALFYLRSVAPKERYTDRVTGKRMDPVTTGQIYWGAVPFVVIQIIMVALVIAFPSMVMHYKGSLPNIDPSTIKIEVPQIELPPLDFGQPKQ
- a CDS encoding sensor histidine kinase produces the protein MAASGRAGSFAFKSLIWRIVFLHILAVAMVAIVLPLVLFWLLNSEIDQLHRDGMRAQAEVLAERIVAQPDGSLTFNLPDSLRGLYSDAYGRYQYDIRDDEGRLLFSSHRRAGAAVRRPSETISGASVTRIIDGKPVRVQVAEDLAHRDVIIDDIVSNFFRRVGWITIPILLVLLATDIIIFRRAIAPLWKASEEASNIGPARTHIRLPTKQIPREIMPLVTAVNEALDRLEDGFRVQRQFTADAAHQLRTPLTILRTRIETLGDGAARQALLADIEAMSRIVAQLLEIAELDTLVLDPGETADLRAVCAEVVGAIAPLAIAQHKDIALKGSDAPVMIHGNSEMLQRAIFNLAENAIKFTARDTAVEVDVGGDGSVRVRDCGPGIAEAERELIFQRFWRRDRHRSDGAGLGLSIVRGVADDHAATVAVENLPGGGAEFTLRFRLAEKGT
- a CDS encoding TRAP transporter small permease subunit, with the protein product MRPLLALSNAIDTLNEKIGYVCNVLVLLACLVSAVNAMIRYAFNDSSNGWLELQWYMFAILVMFGSAYTFKRNEHVRVEIFYLTLSERGQLWLDMLGTLLFLIPSCLLLAYLSWPFFMQAYSVGEMSANAGGLIRWPIKFVIPAGFVMLAVQGVSEVIKRIAALQGYVTIDAKYERPTQ
- a CDS encoding TRAP transporter large permease → MITLEMMPPLMFGGLVLAMLIGFPVAFTLAAVGLSFGFLAIHLGFFDLNFLQAIPGRVFGSVLSNELLLAIPFFTFMGAILERCGLAEDMLDSMGQLFGPVRGGLGYSVIIVGFILGAITGTVAAQVIAMALISMPVMIRYGYNMRYITGVLAASGTITQLVPPSLVLIVLADQLGKSVGDMYLGAWGPSVFQIILFAGYTFVLGLIKPDHVPPVPLEARTLTGWALWKKCLMGIIPSAVLIFVVLGTMMMGLATPTEAGAMGAVGAIVLAAIHHKDFSSTDNKILILGVIAAGIGTIVAILFSENLIFKIAFAVTYLAIAWICIRAARIPDLRDLITQGYQSTMRLTCMVTFILIGSTCFSVVFLGVNGGVWLEHLLTSLPGGVWGFLIFINLFIFFLAFFLDFFEIAFIILPMIAPIAQKLLTPVVGADAALIWFGVMLCVNMQTSFLHPPFGFALFYLRGVAPREVKSSDIYWGAVPWIGLQLIMVLLVIIFPVFVTGLLDKPLNVDLDKVKIEVPQIELPPLDLGPPQK